Proteins from a single region of Engystomops pustulosus chromosome 5, aEngPut4.maternal, whole genome shotgun sequence:
- the RPL30 gene encoding large ribosomal subunit protein eL30 — protein MVAAKKTKKSLESINSRLQLVMKSGKYVLGYKQTLKRIREGKAKLVILANNCPALRKSEIEYYAMLAKTGVHHYSGNNIELGTACGKYYRVCTLAIIDPGDSDIIRSMPEQQPSEK, from the exons ATGGTGGCCGCCAAGAAGACG AAAAAGTCCCTGGAGTCTATTAACTCAAGACTTCAGCTTGTGATGAAAAGCGGCAAGTATGTCCTCGGATACAAGCAGACCCTGAAGAGGATCCGCGAGGGCAAGGCTAAACTTGTCATACTCGCCAACAACTGCCCAGCTCTGAG GAAATCAGAGATTGAATACTATGCCATGTTGGCCAAGACTGGAGTCCACCACTACAGCGGCAACAACATTGAGCTTGGTACAGCCTGCGGCAAATACTACAGAGTGTGCACACTGGCTATTATTGATCCAG GTGACTCTGATATCATTAGAAGCATGCCAGAGCAGCAGCCCAGCGAGAAGTAG
- the LOC140132559 gene encoding polyadenylate-binding protein 1-like isoform X2 — protein sequence MPALSCNATSLYVGDLQTEVTEAMLYEKFSPAGHISSIRVCRDKITRQSLGYAYINFQQPADAERVLDTMNFEDMKGRPMRLMWCQRDPSIRKSGVGNVFIKNLEKSIDSKLLYDTFSAFGSILSCKVVCDENGSKGYGFVHFQTQESAQQAIDSLNGMLLNEQKVFIGHFKSRKEREPELLTRAMFTNVYIKNFGENMDDERLKGLFGVYGPTLSVKVMTDETGKSKGFGFVCFEKHEDALRAVDEMNGKNVNGKPIYVGRAQKKGERQAELRRKFEQIQQERITRTQGINLYIKNLADCIDDRRLYQVFCPYGTITSAKVMMDGKRSKGFGFVCFSNPQEAAKAVTEMNGRIIASKPLYVALAQRKKERQANLAAQFLQKMDHIQTLPNQGTNIYQPQPQPNYLMTPTPQAQNHAAYYPYGQISQALPSHSWTPQAFHNVPRTIRLASSRLSSYSTMRPAAPAPRVVTVQRLANIPRPAIEPHPAHVVAPATAACSVPQYQYSAAVCQQQYTIQPQVAVQQPTVFMEEPPTTSMLPPPLDQKQMLGERLFPLIEAMHPSLGAKITGMLLDLDHSIVLYMLESPEFLRSKVDEAVAMLQAHQQQTIGSQAMAVPQQSMAVPQQSMAVPQQSMAVPQQSMAVPQQSMAVPQQSMAVPQQSIAIPQQSMAAPQQCMAAPQQSMAAPQQSMAASQQSMAAPQQCMDVPQQCMDVPQQSNAIPQQPICVVHPEETSATSIVVAPPPPPPPVDQKQMLGERLFSLIQPMLPSLAAKVTGMLLELDNAEVLHMLESPEFLCTKVNEAVGVLQEYQATQVVHQVVNNAVMVAAV from the exons ATGCCTGCCCTCAGCTGTAACGCAACTTCTCTATATGTGGGGGACCTCCAGACCGAGGTGACGGAGGCCATGCTGTATGAAAAGTTCAGTCCTGCCGGTCACATATCATCCATCAGAGTATGCAGGGACAAGATCACCCGACAGTCTCTGGGTTATGCCTATATCAACTTCCAGCAGCCGGCGGATG CGGAGCGTGTTCTGGATACAATGAACTTCGAAGACATGAAGGGTAGACCAATGCGCCTTATGTGGTGCCAACGTGACCCATCCATTAGAAAGAGCGGGGTTGGCAATGTTTTTATCAAAAACCTGGAAAAATCAATTGACAGTAAACTGCTGTACGATACCTTCTCCGCATTCGGTAGCATCCTGTCGTGTAAG GTCGTGTGTGATGAAAATGGATCTAAAGGCTACGGGTTTGTACATTTCCAAACCCAGGAATCGGCCCAGCAAGCCATTGACTCCCTGAATGGGATGCTCCTAAATGAACAGAAAGT gttcattggacatttcaagtCCCGTAAAGAACGGGAACCTGAACTTCTTACCAGAGCCATGTTCACAAATGTCTACATCAAGAACTTTGGGGAAAATATGGATGATGAACGGCTCAAAGGATTGTTCGGCGTATACG GGCCTACACTGAGTGTTAAAGTTATGACCGATGAAACTGGGAAGTCCAAAGGATTTGGCTTTGTCTGCTTTGAGAAACACGAGGATGCACTAAGA GCTGTGGATGAAATGAATGGTAAGAATGTGAATGGTAAACCCATATATGTCGGAAGAGCCCAGAAGAAGGGGGAGAGACAAGCCGAACTCAGGAGGAAGTTTGAGCAGATACAGCAGGAACGCATCACCAGAACTCAG GGCATCAACCTCTACATTAAAAATCTTGCAGATTGCATTGATGACAGACGGCTCTATCAAGTGTTTTGCCCTTATGGTACCATCACCAGCGCTAAG GTGATGATGGACGGTAAACGCAGCAAAGGCTTTGGTTTCGTCTGCTTCTCCAACCCCCAAGAAGCAGCCAAAGCCGTCACCGAGATGAACGGTAGGATCATAGCCTCCAAGCCCTTGTACGTTGCCCTGGCACAGCGCAAGAAGGAGCGTCAAGCTAATCTGGCCGCCCAGTTTCTGCAGAAGATGGATCATATTCAAACGCTGCCGAACCAAGGCACCAACATTTACCAGCCGCAACCACAACCAAACTATTTAATGACTCCCACTCCTCAG GCCCAGAACCATGCAGCATATTATCCTTACGGACAGATATCGCAGGCTTTGCCGAGCCATAGCTGGACACCACAAG CTTTCCATAATGTGCCGAGAACCATCAGACTAGCCTCATCCAGACTGTCCTCTTACAGCACAATGAGGCCAGCTGCTCCAGCCCCACGCGTTGTAACCGTTCAGCGATTAG CAAATATCCCACGTCCCGCAATAGAACCCCATCCCGCCCATGTTGTTGCTCCAGCCACGGCCGCTTGCTCTGTTCCTCAGTATCAGTACTCCGCAGCAGTTTGTCAGCAGCAGTACACTATTCAGCCACAAGTTGCTGTACAGCAG CCCACTGTCTTTATGGAAGAACCGCCGACTACCTCTATGTTGCCTCCTCCACTTGACCAGAAGCAAATGCTGG GCGAGCGTCTCTTCCCTCTAATTGAAGCCATGCACCCATCGCTAGGGGCAAAGATTACCGGGATGCTGCTGGATCTGGACCACTCTATAGTTCTCTACATGCTGGAATCTCCAGAATTTCTGCGTTCTAAG GTCGATGAGGCTGTTGCTATGTTGCAAGCACATCAGCAGCAAACGATAGGATCACAAGCCATGGCTGTTCCTCAGCAGTCCATGGCCGTTCCTCAGCAGTCCATGGCCGTTCCTCAGCAGTCCATGGCCGTTCCTCAGCAGTCCATGGCCGTTCCTCAGCAGTCCATGGCCGTTCCTCAGCAGTCCATGGCCGTTCCTCAGCAGTCCATTGCCATTCCTCAGCAATCTATGGCCGCTCCTCAGCAGTGCATGGCCGCTCCTCAGCAGAGCATGGCCGCTCCTCAGCAGAGCATGGCCGCTTCTCAGCAGAGCATGGCCGCACCTCAGCAGTGCATGGACGTTCCTCAGCAGTGCATGGATGTTCCTCAGCAGTCCAACGCTATTCCTCAGCAGCCTATATGTGTTGTACATCCAGAAGAAACATCGGCTACCTCCATAGTGGTCGctcctcctcccccacctcctccaGTTGACCAGAAGCAAATGTTGG GCGAGCGGCTCTTCTCTCTTATCCAACCCATGCTCCCATCGCTTGCGGCAAAAGTCACTGGGATGTTGCTAGAGCTGGATAACGCTGAGGTTCTCCACATGCTGGAGTCGCCAGAATTTCTGTGCACCAAG GTCAATGAAGCTGTTGGTGTTCTTCAGGAGTATCAGGCTACACAAGTGGTGCACCAAGTCGTGAACAATGCCGTGATGGTGGCGGCTGTCTAA
- the LOC140132559 gene encoding polyadenylate-binding protein 1-like isoform X1 yields MPALSCNATSLYVGDLQTEVTEAMLYEKFSPAGHISSIRVCRDKITRQSLGYAYINFQQPADAERVLDTMNFEDMKGRPMRLMWCQRDPSIRKSGVGNVFIKNLEKSIDSKLLYDTFSAFGSILSCKVVCDENGSKGYGFVHFQTQESAQQAIDSLNGMLLNEQKVFIGHFKSRKEREPELLTRAMFTNVYIKNFGENMDDERLKGLFGVYGPTLSVKVMTDETGKSKGFGFVCFEKHEDALRAVDEMNGKNVNGKPIYVGRAQKKGERQAELRRKFEQIQQERITRTQGINLYIKNLADCIDDRRLYQVFCPYGTITSAKVMMDGKRSKGFGFVCFSNPQEAAKAVTEMNGRIIASKPLYVALAQRKKERQANLAAQFLQKMDHIQTLPNQGTNIYQPQPQPNYLMTPTPQAQNHAAYYPYGQISQALPSHSWTPQAFHNVPRTIRLASSRLSSYSTMRPAAPAPRVVTVQRLANIPRPAIEPHPAHVVAPATAACSVPQYQYSAAVCQQQYTIQPQVAVQQQPTVFMEEPPTTSMLPPPLDQKQMLGERLFPLIEAMHPSLGAKITGMLLDLDHSIVLYMLESPEFLRSKVDEAVAMLQAHQQQTIGSQAMAVPQQSMAVPQQSMAVPQQSMAVPQQSMAVPQQSMAVPQQSMAVPQQSIAIPQQSMAAPQQCMAAPQQSMAAPQQSMAASQQSMAAPQQCMDVPQQCMDVPQQSNAIPQQPICVVHPEETSATSIVVAPPPPPPPVDQKQMLGERLFSLIQPMLPSLAAKVTGMLLELDNAEVLHMLESPEFLCTKVNEAVGVLQEYQATQVVHQVVNNAVMVAAV; encoded by the exons ATGCCTGCCCTCAGCTGTAACGCAACTTCTCTATATGTGGGGGACCTCCAGACCGAGGTGACGGAGGCCATGCTGTATGAAAAGTTCAGTCCTGCCGGTCACATATCATCCATCAGAGTATGCAGGGACAAGATCACCCGACAGTCTCTGGGTTATGCCTATATCAACTTCCAGCAGCCGGCGGATG CGGAGCGTGTTCTGGATACAATGAACTTCGAAGACATGAAGGGTAGACCAATGCGCCTTATGTGGTGCCAACGTGACCCATCCATTAGAAAGAGCGGGGTTGGCAATGTTTTTATCAAAAACCTGGAAAAATCAATTGACAGTAAACTGCTGTACGATACCTTCTCCGCATTCGGTAGCATCCTGTCGTGTAAG GTCGTGTGTGATGAAAATGGATCTAAAGGCTACGGGTTTGTACATTTCCAAACCCAGGAATCGGCCCAGCAAGCCATTGACTCCCTGAATGGGATGCTCCTAAATGAACAGAAAGT gttcattggacatttcaagtCCCGTAAAGAACGGGAACCTGAACTTCTTACCAGAGCCATGTTCACAAATGTCTACATCAAGAACTTTGGGGAAAATATGGATGATGAACGGCTCAAAGGATTGTTCGGCGTATACG GGCCTACACTGAGTGTTAAAGTTATGACCGATGAAACTGGGAAGTCCAAAGGATTTGGCTTTGTCTGCTTTGAGAAACACGAGGATGCACTAAGA GCTGTGGATGAAATGAATGGTAAGAATGTGAATGGTAAACCCATATATGTCGGAAGAGCCCAGAAGAAGGGGGAGAGACAAGCCGAACTCAGGAGGAAGTTTGAGCAGATACAGCAGGAACGCATCACCAGAACTCAG GGCATCAACCTCTACATTAAAAATCTTGCAGATTGCATTGATGACAGACGGCTCTATCAAGTGTTTTGCCCTTATGGTACCATCACCAGCGCTAAG GTGATGATGGACGGTAAACGCAGCAAAGGCTTTGGTTTCGTCTGCTTCTCCAACCCCCAAGAAGCAGCCAAAGCCGTCACCGAGATGAACGGTAGGATCATAGCCTCCAAGCCCTTGTACGTTGCCCTGGCACAGCGCAAGAAGGAGCGTCAAGCTAATCTGGCCGCCCAGTTTCTGCAGAAGATGGATCATATTCAAACGCTGCCGAACCAAGGCACCAACATTTACCAGCCGCAACCACAACCAAACTATTTAATGACTCCCACTCCTCAG GCCCAGAACCATGCAGCATATTATCCTTACGGACAGATATCGCAGGCTTTGCCGAGCCATAGCTGGACACCACAAG CTTTCCATAATGTGCCGAGAACCATCAGACTAGCCTCATCCAGACTGTCCTCTTACAGCACAATGAGGCCAGCTGCTCCAGCCCCACGCGTTGTAACCGTTCAGCGATTAG CAAATATCCCACGTCCCGCAATAGAACCCCATCCCGCCCATGTTGTTGCTCCAGCCACGGCCGCTTGCTCTGTTCCTCAGTATCAGTACTCCGCAGCAGTTTGTCAGCAGCAGTACACTATTCAGCCACAAGTTGCTGTACAGCAG CAGCCCACTGTCTTTATGGAAGAACCGCCGACTACCTCTATGTTGCCTCCTCCACTTGACCAGAAGCAAATGCTGG GCGAGCGTCTCTTCCCTCTAATTGAAGCCATGCACCCATCGCTAGGGGCAAAGATTACCGGGATGCTGCTGGATCTGGACCACTCTATAGTTCTCTACATGCTGGAATCTCCAGAATTTCTGCGTTCTAAG GTCGATGAGGCTGTTGCTATGTTGCAAGCACATCAGCAGCAAACGATAGGATCACAAGCCATGGCTGTTCCTCAGCAGTCCATGGCCGTTCCTCAGCAGTCCATGGCCGTTCCTCAGCAGTCCATGGCCGTTCCTCAGCAGTCCATGGCCGTTCCTCAGCAGTCCATGGCCGTTCCTCAGCAGTCCATGGCCGTTCCTCAGCAGTCCATTGCCATTCCTCAGCAATCTATGGCCGCTCCTCAGCAGTGCATGGCCGCTCCTCAGCAGAGCATGGCCGCTCCTCAGCAGAGCATGGCCGCTTCTCAGCAGAGCATGGCCGCACCTCAGCAGTGCATGGACGTTCCTCAGCAGTGCATGGATGTTCCTCAGCAGTCCAACGCTATTCCTCAGCAGCCTATATGTGTTGTACATCCAGAAGAAACATCGGCTACCTCCATAGTGGTCGctcctcctcccccacctcctccaGTTGACCAGAAGCAAATGTTGG GCGAGCGGCTCTTCTCTCTTATCCAACCCATGCTCCCATCGCTTGCGGCAAAAGTCACTGGGATGTTGCTAGAGCTGGATAACGCTGAGGTTCTCCACATGCTGGAGTCGCCAGAATTTCTGTGCACCAAG GTCAATGAAGCTGTTGGTGTTCTTCAGGAGTATCAGGCTACACAAGTGGTGCACCAAGTCGTGAACAATGCCGTGATGGTGGCGGCTGTCTAA